A genome region from Oryzias latipes chromosome 2, ASM223467v1 includes the following:
- the LOC101173033 gene encoding small integral membrane protein 11A gives MLLVGQVRPRLHVSVVVFTDGEQDSRKMINWKVLDNVPLLLYILALKTFLLCLGFAGVKIYQSRRAEEALRRQRAEERRLQEAPGRLKED, from the exons GGTCGGTCAGGTTAGGCCCCGCCTCCACGTGAGCGTTGTTGTGTTCACGGACGGAGAACAGGACAGCAGGAAAATGATCAACTGGAAG GTTCTGGACAACGTCCCGCTCCTGCTCTACATCCTGGCCCTGAAGACCTTCCTGCTGTGTCTGGGGTTCGCCGGGGTGAAGATCTACCAGAGCAGGAGGGCGGAGGAGGCGCTGAGGAGGCAGCGGGCGGAGGAGCGCCGGCTGCAGGAGGCGCCGGGCCGCCTGAAGGAGGACTGA